The Nymphaea colorata isolate Beijing-Zhang1983 chromosome 5, ASM883128v2, whole genome shotgun sequence DNA segment GTCTCTTTTTTCCAaggtaaaaaagtaaaaaaaaaagggtaacTGAGAGACAGTGGGAGGAAAATTTTTTTAGAGTGAAattcactcacacacacacatatatatatatatatatatatatccaaggGGCttctcaaatatttgaatttgaaaatgttaatgtgaaaataaagaaatataaatGACTCGACCACTGCTGAAAGagtaaaaaagggaaagaaacattaaaaaattcagtCCTAATGTAGGGCTAGGCAAAACCATTTTCTAAATATAGGAAACAGATTCATCCAAACCATTCCCTCTTTATAGCTCTCTTtcacctattttttttttcctttctcctcgTCCTTTTCATATTTCATCTAAGAAACTGAGAACGATTTGTGCGTTAGGAGGGTTCTCTGCTTTGTTGTAGTGTGAGAAGGGTAGTTTTGTTAtttctaaaaaagaaatgggcattttaGTAATTATATAAATAAGGTAACTTCCATTTCTTTCATGCTTTACATTAAAAAAACGAGCCTTCAATTTTCAACCTTGAAGGGCATTTGGCGTGTGAGGGCCCCAAGATATATTTAGGCAAAATGagtgaatgaatatatatatatatatatatatatatatatatatatatatatataagaactaTCTAACTttagtcaaattcatgattgagaaaaaaaaattaaaagaattgGAATGACACTCTAAATCtgacaaaatttgattttgcgTCCAAAACGCCATTGCAAGAGTGCTTAGACGATACAAAAATGAGTTTAGGGAGAGTGAATACATGGCACACcatgttattaaaaaaaataacgtATTTTTGTCATATTGCCAAAACACATAAAACCCTATTTTTAACTGAATAACAAACTAATGTTTtacaatattaatttttaaaaaccaaTTCTTTTGAGATGTTATCTAAATACTTTATTAAGCACTTAATTAAATAAGGCAATCCTGTGGACTTCGTTCTCACATTCATCTGAAAACACTACTTGATTAGgcatttaattaaataaataatccTTGTGGACCTCCATCCAAGTTCAACGCTTTGTGGACTTGTGTTTAATaaataatctttttatttttatgttttgaaaaaaaaaagattaattaaGGACATGTTGTGATTAACCATATTAACGCACGAAAattcatacatacatgcatattaAAGCAGAGTATCACCGAAAGTAAAAAGAGTTGTTTAAGAATTATTTCTAAACTTTCAGTCGCTAATTGTAAACTATGAAAATGTAGGTGGTTATATGTAATATCGATAATACCGAACGTACCTCGTCTGTGATGCCCCTCTCGCTCGTGCCCAACAAATCAAGCATAACCAGGTGTGGCTGCAACGGACCTTTTTCCCtagggtctctctctctctctctctctctctctccatcttcaTGTTCTTCTTGGTCTTAGTCGTCATGTTATGCTTGGGTTCGTTCCATTTTTGTGGGTTGAGATAAACTAGGCTGCTTGATTTCTTAGTTTCAGGTGGCCGGATTCATGGTAGCAAACTACTTTTTCTGCTAAAGAAGAAGGGAAGCTGTATGTCCggtatgctctctctctccatcttcatgttcttcttgttcttaGTCGTCATGTTATGCTCGGGTTCGTTCCATTTTTGTGGGTTGAGATAAACTAGGCTGCTTGATTTCTTAGTTTCCGGTGGCCGGATTCATGGTAACAAACTACTTTTTCTGCTAAAGAAGAAGGGAAGCTGTATGTCCggtatgctctctctctctctctctctctgtttcgcTCGCTCTAttgtttctcattctttttgCGAAGCATTTGCACTATTTCTGCCTCTAAACGCCATGCTATCGTTACCATGCAAGTGTCCTGCTTCGTTTCCATGCTCTCTGCAAATGGTTTAAAAACATGGCAGCAGAGTGCTCTCTTTGTCTCGACCATTGATGGTTGTTGCAACTTAATGTAGAGTTTATATGGAACACCTGAGCAAGAAGCCGAGGACGTTACCTGGCAGGCGTCAGAACTCTAGGTGGGACATGGCATCTTCTAACCACTCCCCAGATCAAGCAATGAACAAAGCTCTAGCTAGGCCGGAGCCGCAAACAGAGACTGCTATCGTGCAGATTCCGACCTTCACTTTCTGGACAGCATGTGCCCACTGCAATGCGCCTCAGTCATGCTCCATGAGTGCCATTGGATGCCTCGTCCGCTGCCAGACCTGCCGGAGACTATTCCCCCTGAAATCCTTTCCCGTCGATACCAATCTTGCAGCGCAAAGGATTTCCAGCGTTCCTTGGACCCTGCAAAACTATGGGTTAAGCTCCTCCAATGGGGGTGCCGCTAAAAGAATGGAGCACTATGGAATTCAGAACCAAGTGAAAGGCAGTGATGCCAACATAGGCGCGATGAGCGTTATTAGGTCTCCATTGGCTGGAGAAGCTCAGGAAAAGAGCTCCAATCCAGAGGAATCGGTGCCAAATTCGAAGACTGCTACTGATCAGTTGTTCAGGCAAGGCGTGCAACTAATGTTAAAGGCTTTCCTTGCCCGGACCGAAGGTGCTAGCCATGACGAACTTGGTGACCTTAAGCGCTATGGGAAGATAATTCTTCAAAGTATTGCTGATCTTGGTATTGTCGACCCTGGCCTAGGTGCTCTTCTTGAGAACTTAAACCGGCAAGCCGCCGATGTAACCGCACGCCGGTcatcggtctctctctctgaagCCGCTCATGCATCATCTACCAAGACAGCAGATGCCATTCATCAAGAGAAGTTGAAGGCACTAGCATTGATGACAGCTGCTGATGAGGAAGTGTCTACCCACATGAAGCAGGTGGAAAGGACAAAGGCAGCTCTGTCAGAGGCAAGGGAGAGGGAAGAGATGGCAAAGAAAGCTAGAATTCAAGCAGAGGAAGACCTAATTCTTCAAGAACAGCAGCTGGCAAACAAGGAAGCGTCAAGGGATGAGGCAAGGGATGCTTTGGAAGAAAGGGAGAACACACTGGCCAAGGCTAAGTTGAAACAGTTAAATGCAGAGAAAGAGATGCTTAAGTGTGTGGAAGAGCTTAAATCCAGTGAGGATAAATGGAGAGTTCTCTGCCAACAAGCCCCGGGTTCTAAGAACTGGATTCTGTGAAGCCACATGCTTGTTTTCCGCTATCATCAAAGCAGGCTCCTTCCTCGTTACCTTTTTTGTAGTCCTTGAAGTTTGAACACAAAATGGCTGACTTGACATATATATCCAGAAAGTAATGATTCACTGTTCATATTATACAATGTAAACATCTAACAGTCAAGTTTTCTGTAATCTAAGTTTTCATACTTGTAACAATGTCTATAAGGACCATTCTTCTTTGGGTTTGCAGTGAATGCTGCTTTTTGTATGTACCCTCTTACCTGGTGGTTAATGCATTTTGCTCTTAATATTTGAAGCATTGGAATGATCTGCTTCATATGACTTTGATATCTGATTTACTTTTTTGGAATTTGGCTTCATTCTTGGTGATGAAACATGCTTGAAAGTGGGTATCTTCTGTGGTTCTGCCTGATCTTCATTCTTATCGTGACTGTTTTCTCATCTGCTAAACAACAGTTGGCTTTCTGAAACAGAATAGATGTGCTTTTCAGATTCCCTCCATTAATCACACTTCATTGCAAGCTCTCATTCTGGATAATTAACTTGGCCAATGGCCATTGATATCTATACTAAAACACTACCATTCTGCAACAGCTGTTCTTGAATTATCTTTGGGGATATTTGACTATATTAACAGTTTCTACATCTATTGCATTTTCTGTATATGACTGAAATTTTGGGTACTATCTCATCTTCTTTATCTTATGTCCCCTCTTCTGACATACATTTGTGTTGCAGAAGCAAAATAAAACTTTGCCATTTCTCTTAATGTAATCCTGAACCTAGGGTTTATGAAGCTCTTAGACTTACAGAGCAACTATAGACCTCTTTCAACTTGGTGGGTTCAAGGCTTTAAGCCAACTTACCTAGCCCTTTTTGGGATCTTTTGATCAATGCCTAAGGATAAGTTATTTTCTGGTAATGACTCTAAGAATTGATTGTTATTTATTGCTGTTGGTATCTGTTAATTATGAGAAACAATGTTTACATTAAACATCTTAATTAGAAACAAGGCTTGATCtgaaattttaatatatttgactACTATCATTTCCATTTAGACAATGTGGCCTCATAAGTTCTTAAGCTGTGGCTAGGGGTGTTGTATTTGTCAGATTATGTCCAATTTCTTACTTATTGAATTtgctcaaaaaaaagaaaaattttgattactgATAGGATCTTGATTCCATGGGCAGAGTTCTTatgcaaatccaaattttgtttgaattttaaatttgactAGTCCACATCCAAATACATGTCAGATTTAAATCTCGACTAGGcgaatttggatttagtttcAGAAAATTGCGGCTGATTATAAATCCAAAATCATGTAAGTCAAGAGCCAATCAGATGGACTTGATCAAGTTGTAATCTAACGGGAGCCCAAATCATTTAGTTTCTGAAATGGCAAACGGTCATCGATGGGTTCCTTGACCGGAGACCCTAGTCTGCCTCTATGAAACTAACGCAGCTCACCGACATGAGGCCCGTTTTCGGAATTAGGCACAAAAAGTTGGccaataaagtttttttttttgggcttaATATGTGTGGAAAAGTGCATTTcatgaatgagaaaattttgacatttcttttggaaaaataaatttttattcaaCAGTTGACATTGTGCCattgtttgaaaaataaaaaaataaaaaacttaatttcaataaattttcaatGCAGTCCATATTTTTGCCAAAAAATGCTGATCAAGGCCTCTAAATCAAAAGCTTATCGCTTAAGAGAACACAAAAATTGATTAGTTGTCGGCACAAATCTAAAATACGCTCCTAAGTTAGAGAATTAGTAGCAAAATTCAGTACATTATTTGGCATGTGCCAGCAAAATGTATGCCTTTAAGAGAAAAATTGGTAAATACCAGCCTTatatactgaaaaaaaaaatttgtaggaatttccttttaaaataGCATGATTTGGCACGTCAAATTTGAAATAATATTGTAATATATGATTTATTGTTGGTTTGACTCGTGTTAGTGTTGTTCTCTAAGTTGTGACTTATGAGTTGAATTCGTCGAGTTTGTTCCAAGG contains these protein-coding regions:
- the LOC116254939 gene encoding uncharacterized protein LOC116254939, whose product is MEHLSKKPRTLPGRRQNSRWDMASSNHSPDQAMNKALARPEPQTETAIVQIPTFTFWTACAHCNAPQSCSMSAIGCLVRCQTCRRLFPLKSFPVDTNLAAQRISSVPWTLQNYGLSSSNGGAAKRMEHYGIQNQVKGSDANIGAMSVIRSPLAGEAQEKSSNPEESVPNSKTATDQLFRQGVQLMLKAFLARTEGASHDELGDLKRYGKIILQSIADLGIVDPGLGALLENLNRQAADVTARRSSVSLSEAAHASSTKTADAIHQEKLKALALMTAADEEVSTHMKQVERTKAALSEAREREEMAKKARIQAEEDLILQEQQLANKEASRDEARDALEERENTLAKAKLKQLNAEKEMLKCVEELKSSEDKWRVLCQQAPGSKNWIL